A portion of the Acidobacteriaceae bacterium genome contains these proteins:
- a CDS encoding ATP-grasp domain-containing protein, translated as MPRVLLASCREWVSTAKLALSLAALGCDVDLVGPARHPALVTDAIKQFTPYRALQPKRSLLTAVRASPHDAVIPCDEVVLEQLLELASTDAEVANLMSRSLGDRMAQRVAGSRYALLEEARDLGIAVPQMMPLPRCETVAEAVRTLGLPLVLKSDASFGGQGVRIAHTESEAKRAWKALHDAPGMVRALKRGFVDDEWNHVLSSLRRTPHTVSAQKCLPGDGGERTAMAVAVDGEMRACLVFEVVRSWALRGAASVLRLVHDATIERELGWMIERLKLRGFVGADYKPDPVTGQQMLLEMNLRPTQLVHLPLGVGSDLVAEFVRGVLNAVVEDRPVRVNDKTIALFPQELMRDPTSAFVHGSAFHDVPWEAPGLVAEMLRRSRLNVLPEDLQ; from the coding sequence GTGCCTCGAGTATTGCTGGCCTCGTGCCGTGAATGGGTGTCGACGGCCAAGCTGGCGTTGAGCCTGGCTGCCCTCGGCTGTGACGTCGACCTGGTGGGGCCTGCGCGACACCCGGCGCTGGTAACCGATGCCATCAAGCAGTTCACGCCATATCGTGCACTGCAGCCGAAGCGGTCGTTGCTGACTGCGGTACGAGCTTCACCGCACGACGCGGTGATTCCCTGCGACGAGGTTGTGCTGGAGCAACTGCTGGAGCTTGCCTCGACGGATGCTGAGGTGGCAAACCTGATGTCGCGGTCCCTTGGAGACCGCATGGCGCAACGTGTTGCGGGGTCGCGCTATGCGTTGCTGGAAGAGGCTCGCGATCTGGGAATTGCCGTTCCGCAGATGATGCCGCTGCCTCGTTGTGAAACGGTTGCGGAGGCGGTGCGTACCCTGGGGCTTCCACTGGTGCTGAAGTCCGATGCCAGCTTTGGCGGACAAGGGGTGCGGATTGCTCATACGGAGTCCGAGGCCAAACGGGCATGGAAGGCATTACATGACGCTCCGGGCATGGTGCGTGCGCTGAAGCGCGGCTTCGTCGATGACGAATGGAACCATGTGCTGTCGAGTCTCCGGCGCACGCCACACACGGTGAGCGCGCAGAAGTGTCTTCCCGGAGACGGTGGCGAACGCACGGCGATGGCGGTGGCCGTGGATGGAGAGATGCGTGCCTGCCTGGTCTTCGAGGTCGTTCGTAGCTGGGCGCTGCGCGGCGCTGCGAGCGTTCTGAGGCTGGTGCATGATGCGACGATCGAACGCGAACTGGGTTGGATGATCGAGCGTCTGAAGCTGCGCGGCTTTGTCGGTGCGGACTACAAGCCCGACCCGGTGACCGGCCAGCAGATGCTCCTGGAGATGAACCTGCGGCCAACACAGCTTGTTCACCTGCCGCTGGGTGTGGGAAGCGATCTCGTCGCGGAGTTTGTTCGCGGTGTGCTGAACGCTGTGGTCGAGGATCGGCCCGTGCGTGTGAACGACAAAACCATCGCTCTGTTTCCGCAGGAGTTGATGCGCGACCCCACGTCAGCGTTTGTCCACGGCAGCGCATTCCACGATGTACCGTGGGAGGCGCCGGGGCTGGTTGCTGAGATGTTGAGACGCTCGCGGCTGAATGTTTTGCCGGAAGATCTGCAGTGA
- a CDS encoding DUF503 domain-containing protein, whose protein sequence is MPVALLTLELAIEHAHSLKDRRQVVRSLKDKLRHGFNVSIAELDEVTAWNRATIGIAAVSFSVRYLAGQMTKVQDAANRLAAGMGCEILESYLEMDVPFESE, encoded by the coding sequence ATGCCCGTTGCCCTGCTCACTCTTGAACTTGCCATCGAACACGCGCATTCGCTCAAGGATCGTCGTCAGGTCGTCCGCTCTCTGAAAGACAAGCTTCGTCACGGTTTTAATGTGTCGATCGCGGAATTGGATGAGGTAACAGCATGGAATCGAGCCACAATCGGGATCGCAGCGGTGTCTTTCTCGGTACGTTATCTGGCGGGGCAGATGACCAAAGTTCAAGACGCCGCCAACCGTCTGGCTGCCGGAATGGGCTGCGAAATACTGGAAAGTTACCTGGAAATGGACGTTCCGTTCGAGTCAGAGTAA
- a CDS encoding competence/damage-inducible protein A: protein MLAEIIAIGSEMLTPDRQDTNSLYLTRGLNGLGVSVAFKTIVGDNRQHLAYAIRIALRRADVVLLSGGLGPTEDDLTRECAAEALGVTLHRDPDLMVALTRRYAERRTTMPTNNERQTEVLDGGVVLPNANGTAPGQWLDTTVEGHRKILILLPGPPKELKPLFDTECVPRLAATLPPRFMARRQLRMALMPESQVDARTAPIYQKFTDVETTILAGHAEIQLHFVCSKPTQEEADRRVNEVTELVEHEMGDDIFSSHGESLEEIAILMLGLQDMTLSVAESCTGGLLSERLTSVVNASRSFFGGAIVYSSEQKTRLCGVPAELIEEYGAVSEPAARALAEGIRRATGSTFGLSITGIAGPGLMDGPDAGKPIGLVYIGLSDEEDTQVKQVQITGDRERVRLWASQHALEMLRRRLQ, encoded by the coding sequence ATGCTTGCGGAAATCATCGCGATCGGCAGCGAAATGCTGACGCCGGATCGCCAGGACACGAACTCGCTTTATCTCACGCGCGGCCTTAACGGGCTGGGCGTTTCCGTCGCCTTCAAGACCATCGTCGGCGACAACCGCCAGCACCTGGCCTATGCGATTCGCATCGCGCTGCGCCGGGCAGACGTTGTTCTTCTTTCGGGCGGTCTTGGTCCCACAGAAGACGACCTGACGCGCGAGTGCGCCGCCGAAGCTCTGGGCGTTACGCTGCACCGCGACCCTGACCTCATGGTCGCGCTGACTCGGCGCTACGCTGAACGACGCACAACGATGCCGACCAACAACGAGCGTCAGACCGAGGTGCTCGACGGCGGTGTCGTGCTGCCGAACGCCAACGGCACGGCACCGGGCCAGTGGCTCGACACGACCGTGGAAGGGCATCGCAAGATTCTCATCCTGCTGCCCGGACCACCGAAGGAACTGAAGCCGCTCTTCGACACCGAGTGCGTGCCACGGCTAGCGGCGACGCTGCCGCCGCGCTTTATGGCACGCCGCCAACTGCGCATGGCGCTGATGCCGGAGTCGCAGGTGGACGCCCGCACAGCGCCGATTTACCAGAAGTTCACCGACGTAGAGACGACGATCCTGGCCGGTCACGCGGAGATTCAACTGCACTTCGTCTGCTCGAAGCCAACGCAGGAAGAGGCCGACCGCCGCGTCAACGAAGTGACGGAGCTGGTCGAGCATGAGATGGGCGATGACATCTTCTCCTCGCACGGCGAGTCGCTCGAAGAGATCGCCATCCTGATGCTTGGCCTGCAGGACATGACGCTGTCCGTCGCCGAAAGCTGCACCGGGGGCCTGCTCTCCGAGCGCCTGACCTCGGTGGTCAACGCCTCGCGCAGCTTCTTTGGTGGAGCAATCGTGTACTCCAGCGAGCAGAAGACGCGCCTTTGCGGCGTGCCAGCGGAGCTGATCGAAGAGTACGGAGCGGTCTCCGAACCAGCCGCACGGGCGCTCGCCGAGGGTATTCGACGCGCTACCGGGAGCACGTTCGGGCTATCGATCACCGGCATCGCCGGACCGGGTCTCATGGACGGCCCGGACGCCGGAAAACCCATTGGCCTGGTCTATATCGGACTCTCCGACGAGGAAGATACCCAGGTCAAGCAGGTGCAAATTACCGGCGACCGCGAACGTGTCCGCCTGTGGGCGTCCCAGCACGCGCTGGAGATGCTTCGCAGGCGTTTGCAATAA
- a CDS encoding NAD(P)-binding domain-containing protein has protein sequence MNLVSPSTTVAIIGAGPYGLSLAAHLNAAGVPCRIFGTPMNTWKTQMPEEMKLKSDGFASNLFPGHGREYTLEQFCREQEIPYHPTHLPVALSTFVRYGEEFARRFIPQLEEKQVLLLAQGSEGFLLTLDSQETLSARFVVIATGLSVNEHIPKELAPLQPELVSHTRQHRRFESFLGKDVAVLGRGASALNAAVLLQNAGGRPVLITRKRKVHVHTPADDQPRTLYQRLRKPSSPLGPSLRSFLASRFPHLFRTLPAALRRLLVWKHLGPSGGVALHGQLHGRVEMLLGWRVQEANRTLDGRAQVSLENLATGEICRKTFDHVLCGTGFQHELRKLPFLAGDLIPHIRIEADGSPKLDSRFQSSMPGLFFAGPAAAASFGPLLRFAAGASFAAEQISKALAQP, from the coding sequence GTGAACCTCGTTAGCCCTTCCACAACGGTTGCCATTATCGGCGCAGGCCCCTATGGGCTCTCGCTGGCAGCGCATTTGAATGCTGCCGGTGTGCCCTGCCGCATCTTCGGCACGCCCATGAATACGTGGAAGACGCAGATGCCGGAGGAGATGAAGCTGAAGTCTGATGGCTTTGCGTCCAATCTCTTTCCCGGGCATGGTCGCGAGTACACCCTGGAGCAGTTCTGCCGCGAGCAGGAGATTCCCTACCATCCCACGCACCTGCCAGTGGCGCTCAGCACCTTTGTTCGCTACGGAGAAGAGTTCGCGCGCCGGTTTATCCCGCAACTGGAAGAGAAGCAGGTTCTGCTGCTGGCACAGGGCAGCGAGGGCTTCCTCCTCACGCTCGACAGCCAGGAGACGCTAAGTGCTCGCTTTGTCGTCATCGCCACAGGCCTCAGCGTGAATGAGCATATTCCGAAGGAGCTGGCGCCTCTGCAGCCGGAACTCGTCAGCCATACCCGGCAACACCGCCGCTTCGAGAGCTTCCTCGGCAAAGACGTTGCCGTACTGGGTCGTGGAGCCAGCGCCCTGAACGCGGCGGTACTACTGCAGAATGCGGGCGGCCGCCCCGTACTCATTACGCGCAAACGCAAGGTGCACGTCCACACACCGGCCGACGATCAGCCACGAACGCTCTATCAACGGCTACGAAAGCCGTCTTCCCCGCTAGGTCCGTCGCTGCGCTCGTTCCTCGCGTCCCGCTTCCCCCATCTCTTTCGCACACTGCCCGCGGCGCTCCGCCGCTTGCTGGTGTGGAAGCATCTTGGTCCATCCGGAGGAGTTGCGCTTCACGGCCAGCTTCATGGACGCGTAGAGATGTTGCTTGGCTGGCGTGTGCAAGAGGCCAACCGTACCCTCGACGGACGCGCCCAGGTTTCCCTCGAAAACCTGGCCACTGGAGAAATCTGCCGGAAAACCTTTGACCACGTCCTTTGCGGTACGGGTTTTCAACATGAACTTCGCAAACTGCCGTTTTTAGCAGGCGACCTCATTCCACATATCCGCATCGAAGCAGATGGAAGTCCGAAGCTTGACTCACGCTTCCAAAGTTCCATGCCGGGTCTCTTCTTTGCGGGCCCAGCAGCAGCAGCCAGCTTTGGGCCCTTGCTTCGCTTTGCGGCAGGCGCATCTTTCGCAGCAGAACAGATTTCTAAAGCACTGGCACAGCCGTAG
- the plsY gene encoding glycerol-3-phosphate 1-O-acyltransferase PlsY, whose protein sequence is MAWILTIVYAYLLGSIPFGYILVRSFQDEDIRQSGSGNIGATNVARSNKVLGIGTLLLDALKGWLAVVLTHVVVKAFHLGTPNPAMDLAALAGLMAVIGHMFPVWLGFRGGKGVATALGVFLALSWPSALAAVAVFIVAMVLSKYVSVGSIVAAIALPIFAWLLTPHRTVFFLLCSILMAVLVVWKHSSNIARLRAGTESKFLR, encoded by the coding sequence ATGGCCTGGATACTCACGATCGTCTACGCTTACCTGCTCGGGTCTATCCCGTTTGGCTACATTCTCGTTCGCTCGTTTCAGGATGAGGACATTCGCCAGTCGGGCTCGGGCAACATCGGAGCGACCAACGTCGCTCGCTCCAACAAGGTGCTTGGCATCGGCACGCTTCTGCTGGACGCCCTGAAGGGCTGGCTCGCCGTTGTGCTGACGCACGTAGTGGTGAAGGCCTTTCACCTCGGCACGCCGAACCCTGCGATGGACCTGGCCGCACTGGCGGGGCTGATGGCGGTCATCGGGCACATGTTCCCGGTGTGGCTTGGCTTCCGCGGCGGCAAAGGCGTGGCGACGGCGCTGGGCGTCTTCCTCGCGCTCTCCTGGCCCTCTGCGCTGGCGGCTGTGGCCGTCTTCATCGTCGCCATGGTGCTCTCCAAGTACGTCTCCGTCGGCTCTATCGTTGCGGCGATTGCTCTGCCGATCTTCGCGTGGCTGCTGACGCCGCACCGCACCGTCTTCTTCCTGCTGTGCTCCATCCTGATGGCTGTACTCGTCGTCTGGAAGCATTCCTCGAACATCGCTCGCCTGCGCGCGGGCACCGAGAGCAAGTTTCTCCGCTAA
- a CDS encoding NAD(P)-dependent glycerol-3-phosphate dehydrogenase, with protein MSRIAVIGAGSWGTALAVSLARRGGHELTLWAHSPSHAEELADTGENTRYLPGFILPADIRVTAKLEEAIQGAATILCATPSQALRSVMEQIASSLTKDQILLSASKGIEEKTFLRMSQIMSEYAPENPIGTLGGPSFAQEVAAAMPTAITIATDDTVTGKRLQDDFSSSSLRVYRNEDVIGTELGGALKNVIALSAGVVTGLELGNNAAAALITRGMVEITRLAMACGGRRETLSGLSGIGDLVLTCTGGLSRNRTVGIELGKGRKLPEILESLNGKVAEGVRSTTAALGLAARYGVEMPITEQMALILHQDKSPKDAIRELMSRPGRTE; from the coding sequence ATGAGTCGCATCGCCGTTATCGGAGCCGGAAGCTGGGGAACAGCGCTGGCAGTCTCTCTTGCACGCCGTGGCGGCCATGAGCTGACGCTGTGGGCGCATTCGCCGTCGCACGCAGAAGAACTCGCCGACACGGGAGAAAACACACGATACCTGCCCGGCTTCATCCTGCCGGCAGACATCCGCGTCACCGCGAAGCTGGAAGAAGCCATTCAAGGTGCAGCAACCATCCTCTGCGCGACGCCCTCGCAGGCGCTGCGCTCGGTCATGGAGCAGATCGCTTCGTCGCTCACCAAGGACCAGATTCTCCTCTCTGCCTCCAAGGGCATCGAGGAAAAAACCTTCCTGCGCATGTCGCAGATCATGTCCGAGTACGCACCCGAGAACCCTATCGGCACGCTCGGCGGCCCGTCCTTCGCACAGGAAGTTGCCGCAGCCATGCCGACCGCAATCACCATCGCGACGGACGACACCGTAACCGGCAAGCGTCTGCAGGATGACTTCTCCTCCTCGTCTCTGCGCGTCTATCGCAATGAAGATGTGATCGGTACAGAGCTCGGCGGAGCGTTGAAGAACGTCATCGCACTGTCTGCAGGCGTCGTCACCGGTCTGGAGCTGGGCAATAACGCTGCGGCTGCGCTCATCACGCGCGGCATGGTGGAGATTACCCGGCTCGCCATGGCCTGCGGAGGACGTCGCGAGACACTCAGCGGCCTGAGCGGCATCGGCGATCTCGTGCTTACCTGCACCGGCGGCCTTTCGCGCAACCGCACCGTGGGCATCGAACTGGGCAAGGGCCGCAAGCTGCCGGAGATTCTCGAATCGCTTAACGGCAAGGTGGCTGAAGGCGTTCGCTCCACCACGGCTGCGCTTGGCCTGGCCGCACGCTATGGCGTGGAGATGCCGATCACCGAGCAGATGGCCCTGATCCTGCACCAGGACAAGAGCCCCAAGGACGCCATCCGCGAGCTGATGTCGCGCCCCGGACGCACCGAATAA